A window of the Ignisphaera sp. genome harbors these coding sequences:
- a CDS encoding aldo/keto reductase, with the protein MAKDVKCFNKIGCVSSLGMGTWGIGGGYWVPDYSMDREWVEALRKGIELGMTLIDTAEMYGGGHAEEIVGLAIRGFKRDELFIVSKVWPSNASYDNVLKSAVASSKRLGTYIDLYLLHWPSDAAPICETIKAFEKLVDDGVIRFYGLSNFSVRGIEEARSCTKKYDVVAVQNHFSLLHRDDEKDVIPYAQREGLMYMAYTPLERGQLARNAYLENIGRKYGKTAVQVALNWLICIDNVIPIPKAASIEHVKENAGAMGWRLSREDWLEISRVFGSR; encoded by the coding sequence ATGGCTAAAGATGTTAAATGCTTTAATAAAATTGGCTGTGTATCTTCGTTGGGCATGGGTACATGGGGCATTGGCGGCGGTTATTGGGTGCCAGACTATTCGATGGATAGGGAGTGGGTAGAGGCTTTGAGAAAGGGTATAGAGCTTGGTATGACACTTATAGACACTGCTGAAATGTATGGTGGTGGACATGCCGAGGAGATTGTGGGTCTAGCTATAAGGGGTTTCAAAAGAGATGAGCTTTTCATAGTTTCAAAGGTTTGGCCCTCCAATGCCTCATACGATAATGTGCTGAAATCTGCTGTGGCAAGCTCTAAGAGGCTGGGGACATACATAGACCTATATCTCCTCCACTGGCCAAGCGATGCTGCACCAATATGCGAAACTATAAAGGCTTTTGAGAAGCTTGTTGACGATGGTGTTATAAGATTCTATGGGCTTTCAAACTTCTCTGTGAGGGGAATAGAGGAGGCTAGGTCATGTACAAAGAAATACGATGTTGTTGCAGTACAAAACCATTTCAGCTTGCTTCATAGAGACGATGAAAAAGATGTTATACCATATGCACAGCGAGAGGGTCTTATGTACATGGCTTACACACCACTTGAAAGAGGCCAGCTCGCGAGAAACGCCTACCTAGAGAATATTGGTAGGAAATATGGCAAGACAGCAGTGCAGGTAGCTTTAAACTGGCTTATATGCATAGACAACGTTATCCCAATACCAAAAGCTGCTAGTATAGAGCATGTCAAGGAGAATGCCGGTGCAATGGGGTGGAGACTGTCTAGGGAGGACTGGCTTGAGATAAGCAGGGTGTTTGGATCCAGATAA
- a CDS encoding ABC transporter ATP-binding protein — MVLVSLINIVKNFGEGGKVLRVLDGITLDIGEEFIAILGPSGCGKSTLLRIIAGVEKADDGEIKTIGNIVYGFVFQSPTLLPWLTVIDNVALPLIAKGVDKKVAREKALKYLSLVGLQGFEDFYPYELSGGMRQRVNIARALVVEPTILLMDEPFSQLDPLTAEALRAEILDLWLSGVTTVKSIVMVTHNVEEAVLMADRIVILTPRPAKITKIIEVKLPRPRDRRSKSFQDVVDQVYEYVS; from the coding sequence ATGGTTCTTGTTAGCCTCATCAACATCGTTAAAAACTTTGGCGAAGGAGGTAAGGTTCTCAGGGTATTAGATGGTATAACACTTGACATTGGCGAGGAGTTCATAGCAATTCTAGGCCCATCGGGCTGTGGAAAATCGACACTACTTAGAATTATAGCAGGTGTTGAAAAAGCTGATGATGGTGAGATAAAAACAATTGGAAATATTGTCTATGGATTTGTTTTTCAATCTCCTACCCTGTTGCCTTGGCTAACAGTCATAGACAATGTTGCTCTTCCTCTCATTGCAAAAGGCGTCGATAAAAAAGTTGCAAGGGAAAAGGCCCTGAAGTATCTATCTCTAGTTGGCCTCCAAGGCTTCGAGGACTTCTATCCATATGAGCTTAGCGGTGGCATGAGGCAGAGGGTGAACATTGCTAGAGCGCTTGTTGTTGAGCCCACAATACTTCTAATGGATGAGCCGTTCTCGCAGCTAGATCCGCTAACAGCTGAGGCTCTCAGGGCCGAGATACTCGACTTATGGTTGTCTGGGGTAACAACAGTTAAGAGCATAGTTATGGTCACTCACAATGTTGAGGAGGCTGTGCTCATGGCAGATAGGATAGTGATACTGACGCCGAGACCAGCGAAGATAACTAAAATAATTGAGGTTAAGTTGCCAAGGCCTAGGGATAGAAGATCGAAGAGTTTCCAAGATGTTGTAGACCAAGTCTATGAGTATGTGAGCTGA